In Natrinema versiforme, the following are encoded in one genomic region:
- a CDS encoding ABC transporter substrate-binding protein, translated as MSNGERDSNDGSAGPTRRALLAGFGSASAGLLAGCSTTLGTGSGSTLRVGTLRPPIELDPITAHSIGSEQAIDRVFEGLYAYGEGTDIVPAIAAGDPTIGNGGREVTVELDDRARFQNDRAVVAEDVVYSYTAPLEEDAPTAWRVSPFESIEVDGERTVRFTLAEPYPALDHALTHPIVPRQEREDDKESFATDPIGSGPFEVASFSAEKKATLRRWDDYWGETTPDITRLTMAYVEFPVTQLTSLRTNRNDMIEPVSPLIVDYVSDVANASVKRQQGYTSFYFGFNCNEGPTTDPRVREAISYCLDLEKAVSEFIEPMGQRQYGPLPPQVADEWSMPTDEWAELANEKNPERARQLFREAGEASGQLRILTSMDPKHKEFGEALAGGLRDASHGALVISKPESKFLDRYVSGSERDYSVFVGEITGTPDPDSHLYPTFHENMTGVTNGTFYREDAVMERLASARTTDDREQRRRLYEEAITRLLEDRVCLPICSFENSFAVDAGVENFRVHPIARVNPRLAWDDEVVTVGTGS; from the coding sequence ATGTCGAACGGGGAGCGCGACTCGAACGACGGCTCGGCCGGCCCGACGCGACGAGCCCTGCTCGCCGGTTTCGGCAGTGCGAGCGCGGGGTTGCTCGCGGGCTGCTCGACGACGCTCGGAACGGGATCGGGATCGACGCTCAGAGTCGGAACGCTCCGCCCGCCGATCGAACTCGATCCGATCACCGCCCACAGTATCGGCTCGGAACAGGCGATTGACCGGGTATTCGAGGGGCTCTATGCCTACGGCGAGGGAACCGACATTGTGCCCGCGATCGCGGCCGGCGACCCGACGATCGGAAACGGCGGTCGAGAGGTGACCGTCGAACTCGACGACCGGGCTCGGTTTCAGAACGACCGAGCGGTGGTCGCCGAGGACGTGGTCTACTCCTATACCGCGCCCCTCGAGGAGGACGCACCGACCGCGTGGCGAGTGAGTCCGTTCGAGTCGATCGAGGTCGACGGTGAGCGGACCGTCCGATTCACGCTGGCGGAACCGTACCCGGCGCTCGATCACGCGCTCACCCACCCGATCGTCCCCCGGCAGGAACGCGAGGACGACAAGGAGAGCTTCGCCACCGATCCGATCGGTTCCGGCCCGTTCGAAGTCGCCTCGTTTAGCGCGGAGAAGAAGGCCACGCTCCGTCGCTGGGACGACTACTGGGGAGAGACAACGCCAGATATCACTCGGCTTACGATGGCCTACGTCGAGTTCCCGGTGACCCAACTGACCAGCCTTCGGACGAATCGCAACGACATGATCGAACCCGTCTCGCCGCTGATCGTCGACTACGTGAGCGACGTCGCGAACGCGTCAGTGAAGCGCCAACAGGGGTACACGTCGTTTTACTTCGGCTTCAACTGCAACGAAGGACCCACGACCGACCCGCGGGTTCGGGAGGCGATCAGCTACTGTCTCGACCTCGAGAAAGCCGTTTCCGAGTTCATCGAGCCGATGGGACAGCGCCAGTACGGTCCGCTGCCGCCGCAGGTCGCCGACGAGTGGAGTATGCCGACCGACGAGTGGGCGGAGCTCGCGAACGAGAAGAACCCTGAACGAGCCCGGCAACTGTTCCGCGAGGCCGGCGAGGCCAGCGGGCAGCTTCGCATCCTGACCTCGATGGATCCGAAGCACAAGGAGTTCGGCGAGGCGCTCGCCGGCGGTCTTCGGGACGCCAGCCACGGCGCGCTCGTCATCTCGAAGCCCGAGTCGAAATTCCTCGATCGGTACGTCTCCGGCTCCGAGCGCGACTACTCGGTGTTCGTCGGCGAGATCACGGGCACGCCCGATCCGGACTCGCATCTCTACCCGACGTTCCACGAGAACATGACCGGCGTGACCAACGGGACGTTCTACCGCGAGGACGCGGTCATGGAACGGCTCGCGTCGGCGCGAACGACGGACGATCGGGAGCAGCGACGCCGTCTCTACGAGGAAGCGATCACGCGGTTGCTCGAGGATCGGGTCTGTCTCCCGATCTGCTCGTTCGAGAACAGCTTCGCCGTGGACGCGGGCGTCGAGAATTTCCGCGTCCACCCGATCGCGCGGGTCAATCCGCGACTCGCGTGGGACGACGAGGTCGTAACGGTGGGAACGGGATCATGA
- the nikB gene encoding nickel ABC transporter permease codes for MLRALAARLGSLSAVMVGVSMITYGFVFLTPGDPAYTILREQRQSPPSASEVATFRAEHGLDDPFLVQYISWLTDAIQGDLGTSYYHSEPVTSLVLAQLPNTLELALAATAVSVVVAVPMGVISAVHHGSWIDRTSQIAALIGVSMPNFWLGYLLLLVCSLWLGLTPVGGAGTLSHLVLPAITLGTGMAAIVTRLVRTSMLEVLDAEYVDTARSKGVRERLVVYKHALRNALVPVVTIVGLQFGTVINGAVIVEAVFQRPGLGTLLVDAVFARDYPIVQGVVLVTAAVFVVTNQLVDIAYVALDPRIERGRGGERP; via the coding sequence ATGTTGCGTGCCCTCGCTGCCCGACTCGGATCGCTGTCGGCCGTGATGGTCGGCGTCTCGATGATCACGTACGGGTTCGTGTTTCTCACGCCGGGTGATCCGGCGTATACGATCCTCCGAGAGCAACGGCAGAGCCCCCCGTCGGCATCCGAGGTTGCGACCTTTCGGGCCGAACACGGATTGGACGACCCCTTCCTCGTCCAGTACATTTCGTGGCTCACCGACGCGATTCAGGGCGATCTCGGAACCTCGTACTACCACTCCGAGCCCGTCACCTCGCTGGTGCTCGCACAGTTGCCGAACACGCTCGAACTCGCGCTGGCAGCGACGGCCGTCTCGGTGGTCGTCGCCGTTCCGATGGGCGTGATAAGCGCCGTCCACCACGGCAGCTGGATCGATCGGACCAGCCAGATCGCCGCGTTGATCGGCGTCTCGATGCCGAACTTCTGGCTCGGCTACCTGCTGCTTCTCGTCTGTTCGCTGTGGCTCGGCCTGACGCCCGTCGGCGGCGCGGGGACTCTCAGTCACCTCGTGTTGCCCGCGATCACGCTCGGCACCGGGATGGCCGCGATCGTTACGCGGCTCGTCCGGACGTCGATGCTCGAGGTCCTCGACGCCGAGTACGTCGATACCGCGCGGTCGAAAGGCGTCCGCGAGCGACTCGTCGTGTACAAACATGCGCTCCGGAACGCCCTCGTCCCCGTCGTGACGATCGTCGGGCTCCAGTTCGGGACGGTGATCAACGGTGCGGTGATCGTCGAGGCCGTCTTCCAGCGCCCCGGGTTGGGAACGCTACTCGTCGATGCCGTCTTCGCCAGAGACTACCCGATCGTTCAGGGCGTCGTTCTGGTGACGGCGGCCGTGTTCGTCGTGACCAACCAACTCGTCGATATCGCGTACGTCGCGCTCGATCCCCGCATCGAACGCGGACGCGGGGGTGAGCGGCCGTGA
- the nikC gene encoding nickel transporter permease: protein MRTNTAIRLGGGIVGLLAVVAFVGPAVSPYDPTAQVLETRLQGPSLAHPLGTDALGRDVATRLVYGARVSLALALGATAVRLVIGTAVGLIAATGGRVVDALLMRFVDIQLAFPGLVLALVIAGVLGPSLRNVVVALSVVGWASYARVVRGSVLSIRERPFVRSAKLYGTPWHRLVRRHLLPHVASPVVILATLNLGTVVLAAAGLSYLGLGAQPPTAEWGSMIADSRSYLRSAPWLVTAPGVAIMLTVIGFNLLGDGLRDALDPDHLDDHQRRRT, encoded by the coding sequence CTGCGGACGAACACCGCAATCCGGCTGGGCGGCGGGATCGTCGGACTGCTCGCGGTCGTCGCCTTCGTCGGTCCGGCGGTATCGCCGTACGATCCGACGGCGCAGGTGCTCGAGACCCGGTTGCAGGGGCCATCACTCGCCCATCCGCTCGGGACCGACGCGCTCGGCCGCGACGTGGCCACCCGGCTCGTCTATGGGGCTCGCGTCTCGCTCGCGTTGGCGCTCGGGGCGACGGCCGTCCGTCTCGTGATCGGCACGGCGGTCGGACTGATCGCTGCGACGGGCGGCCGCGTCGTCGACGCCCTCCTGATGCGGTTCGTCGATATCCAACTCGCGTTTCCCGGACTCGTGCTCGCGCTCGTGATCGCCGGCGTTCTCGGTCCGAGCCTTCGAAACGTCGTCGTCGCCCTTTCGGTCGTCGGCTGGGCGTCGTACGCGCGGGTCGTTCGAGGGAGCGTCCTCTCGATCAGAGAGCGACCGTTCGTCCGGTCGGCGAAGCTCTACGGGACGCCGTGGCACCGGCTCGTCCGCCGGCACCTGTTACCCCACGTCGCGAGCCCGGTGGTGATCCTCGCGACGCTCAACCTCGGAACGGTCGTACTCGCGGCCGCCGGACTCTCCTATCTCGGACTCGGTGCCCAGCCCCCGACGGCCGAGTGGGGATCGATGATCGCCGACAGCCGGAGCTATCTGCGATCGGCACCGTGGCTCGTCACCGCACCCGGCGTCGCGATCATGCTGACCGTCATCGGCTTCAACCTCCTCGGCGACGGCCTGCGAGACGCATTGGATCCCGATCATCTCGACGACCACCAACGGAGACGAACGTAA